In Pectobacterium actinidiae, the DNA window GACGCAATGAGCAACGTACCAGCAGAATTAAAATACACTACGTCGCACGAATGGGTACTGCATGAGGGTGACGGTATCTACAGCGTAGGCATTACTGAACATGCGCAGGAACTTCTGGGTGACATGGTCTTTATCGATTTGCCGGAAGTGGGCACGATCGTCGCCGCAGGTGATGATTGTGCGGTGGCGGAGTCGGTAAAAGCGGCGTCGGATATTTATGCGCCTATCAGCGGTGAGGTCGTGGAAGTTAACGACGATCTGGAAGGTTCCCCTGAACTGGTCAACAGCGCACCTTATACCGACGGCTGGCTGTTCCGCATCAGAATTTCTGATGAGTCTGATTTGGACGAACTGCTTGATGCCGAAGGCTATCAGGCTTCTTTGGAAGAAGACGACGAGTAGTTATCGCGCCCCGGCCTCTATGCCGGGGCGTGTTGTTTTATGCGCCCGCGTCATCTTCAGCGCGGCAGCGATCACGATTGATCCAGGAAATTACTGTAATGACCCAGACTCTCAGTCAACTCGAACATGACGGCGCGTTTATCGAGCGCCATATCGGTCCTTCCGTCAGCCAACAGCAGCACATGCTGTCGGTGGTGGGGGCGACGTCGCTGGATGCGCTGATCCGCCAGATTGTCCCAGTGGACATTCAATTGCCCAGCCCGCCAGCGGTGGGAGAGGCCGTGACGGAACATGAAGCGTTAGCTGAGCTGAAGGCCATTGCAGGACGAAATCAACGTTATAAAAGCTACATCGGTATGGGTTACAGCGCGGTGTTGATGCCGCCGGTCATTTTACGCAACGTGCTGGAAAACCCAGGCTGGTACACCGCCTATACGCCGTATCAGCCGGAAGTCTCTCAGGGGCGTCTTGAAGCGCTGCTGAATTTCCAGCAGGTCACACAGGATTTAACCGGTCTGGATTTGGCCTCCGCCTCATTGCTGGATGAAGCGACCGCTGCGGCGGAAGCAATGGCGATGGCGAAGCGCATCAGCAAACTCAAACAGGCTGAACGTTTCTTCG includes these proteins:
- the gcvH gene encoding glycine cleavage system protein GcvH encodes the protein MSNVPAELKYTTSHEWVLHEGDGIYSVGITEHAQELLGDMVFIDLPEVGTIVAAGDDCAVAESVKAASDIYAPISGEVVEVNDDLEGSPELVNSAPYTDGWLFRIRISDESDLDELLDAEGYQASLEEDDE